In Synergistaceae bacterium, a single genomic region encodes these proteins:
- a CDS encoding 4Fe-4S binding protein — MKQLLILSGKGGTGKTTVASAFIKLSKARAYADCDVDAPNLHLSMRERKDPQRKDYIGMSKAAIDSTLCINCGECLKHCRFDAISVKNETHV; from the coding sequence ATGAAACAATTGCTTATTCTTAGCGGAAAAGGAGGCACCGGTAAAACAACGGTAGCTAGTGCGTTCATTAAGCTTTCAAAAGCCAGAGCTTATGCGGATTGCGATGTTGACGCACCCAATTTACACCTATCGATGCGAGAAAGAAAGGATCCACAAAGAAAAGATTATATAGGCATGTCAAAAGCAGCAATAGATTCTACTCTCTGTATTAACTGCGGAGAGTGTCTAAAGCACTGCAGATTTGATGCAATTTCAGTGAAAAATGAAACACATGTAG